Proteins encoded together in one Solanum lycopersicum chromosome 7, SLM_r2.1 window:
- the LOC109120699 gene encoding uncharacterized protein, which translates to MVDRLRDFPRINPLIFTGAKTSEDPQEFINEVHKILVAMGATDIKKAELDSYQLKDVAQTWCKMWQDSCVLGGVPVTWELFKTIFLERFFPREMKESKVEEFINLKQESLTVREHSLKFVKLSRYATSLVSNSRDEMSRFLTGINEDLEEECRSAMIYDNIDLSKLMVHVQQVEDNRKRRGIRDIKRPTPQDQAGSSHRVHRNNFGVREQPKFKKGQQSYGNSNPQRNTTPRGGRF; encoded by the exons ATGGTTGACAGACTGCGAGATTTCCCGAGGATAAATCCTCTTATATTCACAGGGGCTAAGACTTCAGAGGATCCTCAAGAGTTTATAAATGAGGTGCATAAGATCCTGGTGGCCATGGGGGCCACTGATATTAAGAAGGCTGAACTGGATTCCTAccagctcaaggatgttgcacaaacttggtgcaagatgtggcaagaTAGTTGTGTCCTAGGTGGAGTGCCAGTCACATGGGAGCTGTTCAAGACAATATTTTTGGAAAGATTCTTCCCCAGAGAGATGAAGGAGTcaaaggttgaggagttcatcaaccttaaacaagAATCTTTGACGGTCAGGGAgcattccctgaagtttgtgaagCTATCAAG GTATGCTACTTCCCTAGTTTCGAACagtagggatgagatgagtaggttcctcacaggaatcaatGAAGACCTGGAGGAGGAGTGTCGGTCTGCGATGATCTATGATAATATAGACCTTTCTAAGTTAATGGTAcatgtccagcaggtagaggacaACCGCAAGAGGAGAGGTATTCGTGATATTAAGAGGCCTACACCTCAAGATCAGGCAGGTTCCAGCCATAGAGTCCATAGAAATAATTTTGGCGTCCGTGAGCAGCCCAAATTCAAGAAGGGGCAACAGAGTTATGGGAATTCTAACCCTCAAAGAAATACAACACCTAGAGGAGGAAGATTCTAA
- the LOC138337474 gene encoding uncharacterized protein produces MSLRYVGPYEILQRVGEVAYELALPAELASVHPVFHVSMLKKCLGDPASILLVAGLVVGEDLSYEEVPVEVLDRLVKRLRNKEIATVKVLWRNHLVEGAMWEAEADMRSLYPHLFSS; encoded by the coding sequence ATGAGTCTGAGGTATgtggggccatatgagatcttacaacgtgtgggtgaggtggcctatgagttagcattgcctgcggagctagcttctgttcatccagtctttcatgtctctatgttgaagaagtgcctaggtgatccagcatcaatcCTACTTGTTGCAGGTTTGGTGGTTGGTGAggacttgtcttatgaggaggtaccTGTTGAGGTCTTAGACAGACTagtcaagcggctgaggaacaaggagattgccacagtgaaggtattgtggagaaatcatcttgTGGAGGGTGCGAtgtgggaggctgaggccgacatgagatccctctatccccatcttttcagctcttga